Sequence from the Qingrenia yutianensis genome:
TAAGTACAGATATTCGGGCAACCGCACATTTACGGCATACAGAAAATACGACGAAATGCCTGTTTTTGCAAAGGCGGGCGCGATTATCCCGATGAGTGCGGCGGAGGTTAACCCCGACAAAAACCCAGACGAGATTATTTTGAACATTTTCCCCGGCGCGGACAACACGTTCACGCTCTACGAAGACGACAACCTTACGGAAAGCTATCTTGACGGAAAATTTGCGAAAACCGAAATTAAACTCGACTGGACGGGCAAAAAAATCACAATCGGCGCGCCGACGGGCGATTTGAGCGTTATTCCCGAAAACAGACGTTACAAAATTGTGCTCAACTGTGTTGACGACTGCAATGTTTCGGTTAACGGCAAATTTGAAAAACGTTACGAAAACGGCGCGGTTATCGTTGAAATCAGCGGTGCGGACGGAGCGGAAATTTCGTTTGACAGCCTTAATATCACCGAAAACGATTATGTTAAAAAGGTGTTTGACATAATTTATCCCGCAACCGCGGAACATAATCTCAAAGCGAGAATTATTAAATCGGTGCGCGAAAAATCCAAAGCCGAGGCATTGTCCGACGTTATCGCAACCGATATGGACGAAAACCTCAAATCAGCAGTTATCGAAGTTTTAATGTAGGAATTTTAATTTGACGGAAACGTTGAATTGATACGAAATTGTTGATTTATTTTAACGGGGCGATGTGGGCATCGCCCCGTATATTTTATCCGAAAACACACAAACCCCCGATACAAAAAACGTATCGGGGTTTAAATTTACTGTAAACATCGGCGAATTTGCTCACCGTCGGGAAAATTAGTCCCGAACATTTAATCAATAAAAAATCCTAATCATCGAGGTGCAATTTCACACCGTTCTGCGTTAATTTTTCCTGCAATTTTGAAACGTCGAGCGACGCAAAATCGTCCGACATTGCCGCGGCACACCCTGCCGCCTCACCGCTCACCGCGCAGACGGGAATAACACGCGACAAATCCCACAGATTATCTTTAACGCCGAAACATCTGCCGGCAACGGCGAGGTTTTTCACTTTGCCGTTATAGAGCGAACGGAACGGAATTTCAAAAACAGGCCCTGCCTTGCGCCAGCTTGAAAACATTCCCACGCTGTCGTCAAACTTTTTGTGGTCGTCCGCAAGGTCGAGGTCATATTCCGCAGCAATTCTGCGCGTCATTCTCACCTGCGGAATTGTCGCGAGCGACGTTAACGCATACGACTTATCTTTCTCCCAATGTTTTACGAAATCCGAATAAATCGAACCGTGCGAAAGGTATGTCATTTCGCAAAGCTCGTCGTTTTCCACCGCCTCAAACGTTTTATCCACAAGTTTTTCGACGGGATTATCCGCTTCGTCCGCCACACCGCGCATTTTAAGGTGAAAACCGCCGTTTTTATCGGTATAATAATACCACGCCGCAAGGATATTTTTATAACTGTATTTTGCACACTCCGCGCCGGCAAGATATGCAACGTCCGCGTCGCCCGTGCAGTCGACAACGCTTTTTACTTCAACCGCACTTCTGCCCGATTTATTTTCAATCACGATATTTTTAATTTTTCCGCCGTCACACACCGCACTGCACGCCGACGTGCCGTACATAATTTCGACGCCCTCTTTTAAAAGAAGTTTTTCTGCCAGAATTGCAAAAAGATACGGATTATACTGCACCTCAAAGCGTCTTTTCGCCTTTTCCTCTTTTGTGCCGTTCTCCAGCCACGGTTTGGGATATTTTGCGTCCGCGCCGTGCTTTATCGACATCAGCAAAAGCTCCTCGGCAATGCCGAAACTCACCTGATTTCCGAGTCCGTCGCAAAGCGGAAGATAAATTGTAACAAGTCCGCAGGTGCCGAGTCCTCCGAGCATAAACTGCTTTTCCAAAAGTATGGTTTTTGCGCCCGAACGAGCCGCCGCAAGCGCTGCGCTTATGCCTGCAATTCCGCCTCCGGCAACCAAAACATCACACTTTTTCGCAATCGGAGTTTTAAGATTTTCGCTGATATATTCCATAACGTCCCCCAAAATTAAAAATACTTATTTTCCACTATTTTAGCACATCTTTCTATGTATTTCAACCCGAAAAGCTTTAATTTTTATGCTTTTTCAAAAAAATTTTAAAAAAACTATTGACAAACAAAAAATTATGCGTTATTATGTAACCACAGCGTACTAATGCACAATAGTACACAATAGTAAGGGGTGATACAATGCTGGGTATAAGCTTAAACAATTCGGCGCCGATTTACGAACAGCTTATTAACAAAATCGAAAATCTGGTGCTGGCAGGACTGCTCGAACCCAACGAGAGCCTTCCGTCGGTGCGCGAGCTTGCAACGAGCCTTGCGGTAAATCCGAACACCGTTCAGAAAGCGTATACATATCTCGAGCAGATAGGCGTGACGTATTCCGTGAGCGGAAAGGGAAGATTTGTGACGGGCGACGTTGAGGTTTTAAGGCAGAGAAAGGTCACCGACGCGTATTTTGAACTGCAAAAAACGGTGGAAAAATTAAAGGATCTCGGCGAGGACGAAAAAAACGTGTCGGAAAAAGTTAACTCTTTTTATAAGGAGGACAAAAAATGATAGCAATAGAAAATCTAACAAAAACGTTTGACGGAAATATTATTCTCGATCATATAACGTCAAACATCAAAAAGGGCAGTATTTACGGACTTATCGGCACAAACGGCGCAGGAAAATCCACGCTTTTGAACCTTATTTCGGGCATATATTTTCCCGACGGCGGAAAGGTTTTCATAGCCGACGAAGATTTATCGGAAAACGTTGCGTTAAAAGACAAAATTTCCTACATAAGCGACGAGCCGTTTTTCTTTAATTCGTACACAATGACCGATATGGCAAAATACTACGAAAAGGCTTATCCGTCGTTTTCAATGGAAAAATTCATTGAGATTTCGTCGTATTTTCCGCTGGACGTAAACAAAAAGCTCAACACATTTTCAAAGGGTATGAAACGTCAGGCGGCGATTGTTACGGCGCTTTCGAGAAATCCCGAAATTCTTTTGTGCGACGAAAGTTTTGACGGACTTGACCCCGTGATAAGACAGCTTGTGAAAAGGATTATTATAAAGGAAGTTACCGAGCGCGGAATGACGGTTATAGTGTCGTCGCACAACCTCGGCGAGCTTGAAAATTTCTGCGATGTTATCGGCATACTCCACGAAAACAAGATTATTATCGAAAAAAATCTTGATGACATAAAAGAAAACATACACAAAATCCAGGTTGCGTTCAAACCTATGATTGACGTGTCGTGCTTAAATGGCATAGACATTGTGAAATCGACGGTGAGAAAAAGCATTATGGAAATCGTGGCACGCGGACGTCTTGACGATGTTTTGAGAAAAATAGAGGAGAAAAATCCTATTCTCATCGACGTTATAGACATCTCGCTTGAAGATATTTTCATTTACGAAATGGAGGTTACAGGCTATGATGCATCAAAAATCCTTATTTAACCCGAAACTCGCGTTTGAGGATATGAAACAAAACAAGCACGTTATAATTTTATACACGGTTGCTTTGCTTTTATGCACGCTTTTCCCTGCGTCGCTTGAATATTCAAACTACTTTAACGATACGGTGAACAACGCATACTCTCTGCGAAGCGCCGCGGAAATTCTCGCGCTTTCAAATCCGTTTGTTATGATGCTCACCTTTGCGGCGGCGTTTATAATTGTTATTTTGCAGTTTAACTATCTGTATAAGCAAAGCTCGGTGATTTTTGTTCACTCAATGCCGTACACGCGCGCAAACATTATTGTGACAAAATACATATCGGGGCTTTTGGCGGCAGTTCTGCCGATTTTGCTGGTTGGAATCATAAATATGTTCGCCGCAAAAACTATGGGTATCGACTATCTTATGTCATACACCGATTACAACAAGGTTATGATATACTGCATACTTTCGACCGCTTTTTGTTACAGCGTTATGGTTATGGCGCAAACCGTTTCATCGGGCATATTTTCACTGCTTATCGCAACATCTTTCGTGTTTTTGCTCTACCCCATAACAAAGGGTGTTCTTGCGGGAATGGTATCAACATATCTTAGAACCTACAATATCGAAACGCTTTTCAGCCGCGAGATTGACTATATCTTCCCGTTCTGGAAAATTGCTTCGGCCGAGGATGCGTCGGAGGCGCTCACTTGGGGATTTTCGGCATACCTTGTCATTTCGTCAATCGTTATGCTCGCAATCTCCGCGCTTGTTTACTCGAAACGCAAAAGTGAAAATTCAAACAAATTCTTTGCGTTCAATACTGTTAACAAGTTTTTAAAATACTATATCACAATCGTTTTATCGCTCGGCGTGGGTGCGCTTACGGGTATGGCGGCATACGGCAGCTTCGGCATTTCGTATGTTATGTATATCGTTTCGGCAATAATCATTTTTGCGGTTTTGCAGGCGATTTTCGACAAAAACATCAAAAATATGTTTGCAAACAAATTAAGCCTCGGTGCGGTTCTTCTTGTTATCACCGCAGTTGTGTGTATGTTTAAATTTGATGTTTTTAAACTTAACGACCGCATCCCCGACGCAGCCGACACAAAAAGCATCGGAATTACGCTTCCGCTGCGCTACGAAAACTATGTTTCGGCGGACGGCAGCTACAATTTTACCGACAAGAAAACTATTGAAAAAGCAATTCTGCTTATGAAAAATTCCGAGCCGGCATATGACCGCGGCTGGACGACCGACGACAATTCATATTCCGTTACGTTCATAACCGACAAATACAAAAAACTCGGCATTTCGCGCCGTGCGCTTGTGAAAAAAACCGATTTGGAAGAATTTTCGAAGGCAGTTTTCGAAACCGCCGAGTTTAAAAAACAACTCACGCCCGACGAAAGTCAGGTAGAGGCAATTTACTGGACATATGTTAATTACGGCGACAACGAGAGCTTTAACGTTCAGACAAAGGCGCAGATAGAAAAATTGCTTAAAACATATTCGGCAGAGGTGAATAACATAAGTGCGGACGAATTTGTACACGGCAAGGTTTTGGGTTCGATAGAATATGAAATTCCGATTCAGAAAAATGATAATTTTGCGCGTCCCACCCGTTCGTTTTCTTACCGCCGCGCTCCCGTTTTTGAAAGCTGCACCGAAACACTTAAGCTGATGGAGCAATACCGCGCGGAATTTGAGGAGTCGGTAAAAAACGCGGACAACGGCGATGAAAAGTCCGAAGATAACGCGGATAATGCAGAAAATGCGGAAACAACCATAGCACAGGAATAGATAAATCTCCCCCGTTTTGAAATTCTTTTTGAAAACCTTCCTTCTTATTAAGGGAGGTTTTTGTTTTGGTTCGGGGCAACTCGGACATCGTCCCGTCACGCACATAAAAAATAATCACCAAAACAAACGTCAAAAATATAAAAAATCCCACAAAAAACAAAATTTTTGTTGACTACAGCCCAAAATGGTTATATAATAATCCTATGTATGCTAACAAGGAGGAAAAACTATGAAATCAAAAAGCATAGTAAAGTTCGCTATCGTTATTTTGATAATCGCAACGCTCGGCTACATTGCGGCGTACGGTCTTACAATCGGCGACTATCACATAGCAAGCGTAACAGATGAAGAAAACGGTATTAAAAAAGGTATGGATTTGGCAGGCGGCGCAACAATTTTGTTTGAAGCCGATACCGATAATGTGGCTGACGGCGATATGGCGGCAGTCGTTGAGGTTTTGAGAACCCGTCTTGACTCGGCAGGTCAGTTTGAAGCGACCGTTGCTCAGCAGGGCAAAAAAAGAGTCAGAGTTGAAATACCGGCAGTTATGGACACACAGGAAGCTATCGACCTTTTGGGTACAACCGCAAAACTCGAGTTCCGCGACAAGGACGGAAACGTTGTTTTGAAAGGCGAGCAGGTTAAAAAGGCTCAGTCGGTTTACGATACACTCGATTCGTCGGGCAAAAAAGGCTATCAGGTAAGACTTGAGCTTACAAGCGAGGGCAGAAAAGCTTTTGCCGAGGCTACCGAAAGAGTTGCCGGCTACAGCTCGGACAACACAAACTATATCGCAATTTATCTTGACGATACAGTTGTTTCAAGCCCCAGAGTTCAGGAGAAAATCGACAGCGAAACCTGTGTAATCAACGGCGATTTCACCGCTGAGGACTCCAAAACTCTCGCAAGCCAAATTCAGTCGGGTAAACTTCCGTTCTCGATTAAGGTTGTTGAAAGCAGAACAATCGGCGCATCGCTCGGCGAGGACGCTTTGGCACGCAGTGTAAAAGCAGGCGCAATCGGCTTTGTTTTGGTTGTTTTGTATATGATTATAATGTACAGACTTTGCGGATTTATCTCGGGCATTTCGCTCGCGGGCTACATCACGCTTGTTCTTATGATTTTAAGCTGGCTCAAAATCAACCTCACACTCCCCGGTATCGCAGGTATTATCCTCACAATCGGTACTGCGGTGGACGCGAACGTTATTATTTTCGAGCGTGTTAAAGAGGAGCTCCGTCTCGGAAAAACACTGCGCGCCTCGGTTGACGCAGGCTTTAAAAGAGCGTTTACGGCTATTTTGGACGCAAACGTTACAACTCTTATCGCGGCTGTTGTTTTGTACTTCTTCGGTACGGGCAGCATAAAAGGCTTTGCGGTTACACTCTTTATCGGTACACCGGTAAGTATGTTCACCGCTATCGTTGTAACCAGATTTTTGCTGCAGCAGCTTATCGGCTTTAACATTAAAAATTCAAAACTTTACAGTGCGTGAGAGGAGGAGCAAATATGTTTAATATTGTAGAAAAGAAAAAAATATTTATGTCTGGTTCCGCACTCGTAATTGTTGCCGGTCTTATTGCATTCTTTGCAATGGGCTTTAATGCCGACGTTGATTTTACAGGCGGATACACAATGAGCGTCAAGGTTGTTACCGAGGGCGACGCTGACCTTACGGCGGACGCTGCGGATACAAAAGACGACACATCTAAAGACGAAAACAAAACGGACGCTGATGCTGACACAAAAGCGGATGACACGAACAAAGACGCTAATACAGATGCAAACAAAGATACGTCTGCCGACACTGACAAAACAGCGGATACAACCGCAAAAGCAGACGGCACAACGACTGACACAGCTAAATCGGCTGACACAACCGATGATGCAGAAGACAACGGTCTTATTAAAACACAGCTTGTAAAAAGCGAAAAAACCGCTCCTTTGAAAACCTATGAATTTTCCGAGGATGACGTAAGAAAAACCGTTGACGCGGTTGCAAAAGTTAAAGCTTCGAGCGTTGTAAAAAGCGAGGACGGATTTGTTATAAAAACAAACGAGCTTGACGCAAAACAGGCGTCGGACGTTAAACAGGCGCTCGCTGACAAATACGGCGTAATCAAAGTTATTTCGGAGGACAAAGTAAGCGCGACGGTCGGCAGTGAGCTTCTCGGAAGTTCGCTCCAGGCACTCTTAATCGCGGCAGTTTTAATGCTCATCTACATTTCATTCAGATTTGAGCTTTTGTCGGGACTTTCGGCAGTGCTTGCGCTTGTTCACGACGTACTTATTATGCTTTCGATGTATGCAATTTTCAGACTTCCCGTAAACACTTCATTTATCGCGGCAATGCTCACAATTATCGGTTACTCAATCAACGCGACAATCGTTATTTTTGACAGAATTAGGGAAAACACGAAATATCTTAAGAAAGAAACTTTCTCAAATATCGTAAACACAAGTATCTGGCAGTCGATGGGCAGATCCATCAACACCACCGTTACAACCCTTTTAACAATCGTTATGGTTTACATTTTGGGTGTAACCTCGGTTAGAGAATTTGCTCTCCCGATTATCATCGGTCTTTTGTGCGGTACTTATTCGTCAATCTTCCTCGCAGGCTCGTTCTGGTGCTTGTTCAGAGGCAAAAAGGCTGACGCAAAAGTTAAATAAAATAACCGAACACGATTTTCAAAACGGCAGAATTTTAACATTCTGCCGTTTTTTGCGTTTTACATTCTGTTTTTATAATCCGAACTCCGTGTGGCTTAAATAGGCAAATTTATTGAACAATATTGACCTTTTATTATA
This genomic interval carries:
- a CDS encoding FAD-dependent oxidoreductase yields the protein MEYISENLKTPIAKKCDVLVAGGGIAGISAALAAARSGAKTILLEKQFMLGGLGTCGLVTIYLPLCDGLGNQVSFGIAEELLLMSIKHGADAKYPKPWLENGTKEEKAKRRFEVQYNPYLFAILAEKLLLKEGVEIMYGTSACSAVCDGGKIKNIVIENKSGRSAVEVKSVVDCTGDADVAYLAGAECAKYSYKNILAAWYYYTDKNGGFHLKMRGVADEADNPVEKLVDKTFEAVENDELCEMTYLSHGSIYSDFVKHWEKDKSYALTSLATIPQVRMTRRIAAEYDLDLADDHKKFDDSVGMFSSWRKAGPVFEIPFRSLYNGKVKNLAVAGRCFGVKDNLWDLSRVIPVCAVSGEAAGCAAAMSDDFASLDVSKLQEKLTQNGVKLHLDD
- a CDS encoding GntR family transcriptional regulator → MLGISLNNSAPIYEQLINKIENLVLAGLLEPNESLPSVRELATSLAVNPNTVQKAYTYLEQIGVTYSVSGKGRFVTGDVEVLRQRKVTDAYFELQKTVEKLKDLGEDEKNVSEKVNSFYKEDKK
- a CDS encoding ABC transporter ATP-binding protein is translated as MIAIENLTKTFDGNIILDHITSNIKKGSIYGLIGTNGAGKSTLLNLISGIYFPDGGKVFIADEDLSENVALKDKISYISDEPFFFNSYTMTDMAKYYEKAYPSFSMEKFIEISSYFPLDVNKKLNTFSKGMKRQAAIVTALSRNPEILLCDESFDGLDPVIRQLVKRIIIKEVTERGMTVIVSSHNLGELENFCDVIGILHENKIIIEKNLDDIKENIHKIQVAFKPMIDVSCLNGIDIVKSTVRKSIMEIVARGRLDDVLRKIEEKNPILIDVIDISLEDIFIYEMEVTGYDASKILI
- the secD gene encoding protein translocase subunit SecD, with protein sequence MKSKSIVKFAIVILIIATLGYIAAYGLTIGDYHIASVTDEENGIKKGMDLAGGATILFEADTDNVADGDMAAVVEVLRTRLDSAGQFEATVAQQGKKRVRVEIPAVMDTQEAIDLLGTTAKLEFRDKDGNVVLKGEQVKKAQSVYDTLDSSGKKGYQVRLELTSEGRKAFAEATERVAGYSSDNTNYIAIYLDDTVVSSPRVQEKIDSETCVINGDFTAEDSKTLASQIQSGKLPFSIKVVESRTIGASLGEDALARSVKAGAIGFVLVVLYMIIMYRLCGFISGISLAGYITLVLMILSWLKINLTLPGIAGIILTIGTAVDANVIIFERVKEELRLGKTLRASVDAGFKRAFTAILDANVTTLIAAVVLYFFGTGSIKGFAVTLFIGTPVSMFTAIVVTRFLLQQLIGFNIKNSKLYSA
- the secF gene encoding protein translocase subunit SecF; this translates as MFNIVEKKKIFMSGSALVIVAGLIAFFAMGFNADVDFTGGYTMSVKVVTEGDADLTADAADTKDDTSKDENKTDADADTKADDTNKDANTDANKDTSADTDKTADTTAKADGTTTDTAKSADTTDDAEDNGLIKTQLVKSEKTAPLKTYEFSEDDVRKTVDAVAKVKASSVVKSEDGFVIKTNELDAKQASDVKQALADKYGVIKVISEDKVSATVGSELLGSSLQALLIAAVLMLIYISFRFELLSGLSAVLALVHDVLIMLSMYAIFRLPVNTSFIAAMLTIIGYSINATIVIFDRIRENTKYLKKETFSNIVNTSIWQSMGRSINTTVTTLLTIVMVYILGVTSVREFALPIIIGLLCGTYSSIFLAGSFWCLFRGKKADAKVK